Within the Amyelois transitella isolate CPQ chromosome 3, ilAmyTran1.1, whole genome shotgun sequence genome, the region gtttatgtacgtgtgtatgtgtgagtgtgtgtgtatatgtatgtcgaAATTTAAGTGTGTGTAGCATgtatagtttttatatatcatTTGCAGATGCCGCGAAATTATCAAAGAAAGACAGACCGGCAAAAATGGAGCGAGGAGGCTATGTCACGAGCACTCGAAGAAGTAAAAAAAGGCATGCCATATAAAACAGCCAGCAAGCAGTTCTCGGTACCTGTGATGAGCCTGAAAAGAAGAGCCAAAGGCAAAAATAAAGTTGCTGTTGGCGCAGTTAAGACCCTAGGAAGTAAACAAACGGTGTTTTCACCTGATCAAGAAAAAGAACTAATTCAGCACATAACAGACATGGAATCTAGGATGTATGGCCTAACCAAACAAGATGTACTTTCTCTGGCGTATCAGCTGGCGACGAAGAACAACATTAAGCATCCATTTTCAACTGAGAAAGAAAGAGCCGGTGTTGATTGGTTGAGAGGTTTTAGAAAACGGCATCCCGATATAGCTCTCCGAAGTCCAGAATCAACATCAGCAGCACGAGCTAGAGCCTTTAATAAACCTGTCGTTGATAAATTCTTTTCTGTGTTAAAAGACATTCAAGAAAAACATCATTTCCATCCACACAGAATATTCAATGTTGATGAGACTAGCATATGTACAGTGCcaacaaaaaacacaaaagtaTTCGCTAAAGCTGGTCGTAAACAAGTGGCAAGAGTTACTTCGGCTGAAAGAGGTGAGACGACAACAGCGGTTATTTGTTGTTCCGCAGCTGGTACATTTTTACCACCGATGTTTATATTTCGAAGAGTAAGAATGAAGATAGAATTAATGGATGGTGCACCCCCAGGATCTGCTTATGCATGCAATTCAAGTGGTTGGATGAAACTTGAAGTTTTTGATCAATGGTTTGATCATTTTTTAGCTCATGCGAAGCCTTCGGCAGATGATCCAGtccttttaattttagatgGGCATTTGTCGCACACCAAAAACTTGAATGTGGTATTAAAAGCCAGAGAAAATCACGTCACAATTTTATGCTTGCCTCCACATTGCACGCATAAACTACAGCCCCTGGATGTAGGAGTAATGTATCCTCTCAGCGTCTATCATAATCAGGAATTAGAAAAGTGGATGAATAATAATCCGGGAAGAGTGGTGTCAGTGtttcaaattacaaaaatctttgcAGGGGCTTATCTTAGAGCAGCGGTGCCATTAAATGCGATAAATGGATTTTCTAAATGTGGAATTTGTCCTATGAATCAGGATATTTTCGGCGATGTGGACTTTGTGGCTGCAGAAACTACTGATATGGAAGCGGCTGCTCAAAACGAGGTTCCCAGTACTTCGGAATCTGCTTTAAACGACGCTGTTGACGCCCAAGTTGATCAAACAGTTGCTGTTCCTGATCCACAACAACCTGAGTCGGGGGTATATGATACCAATACGACAGATACATTACTTATAAATGATTGTAGAACATCTTCACCACAAAtcttagattcaaataggacTCCAACATCATCACCTTCATTACTTTCGCAAGAATATACTCATATTCAAAACGATCCACCAGTGTCCCTGAATTCTACAAAACCTCAAGAGATTGGCACTGTCACAGCCTCCAAATCATTATTAGATTTACCATCAACATCTTTTGGTGTATATTCTCCACGAGACCTTCGACCTTTGCCAAAAATAGACGGAAAAAGAAGTAAGAATGTAAGAAAACGAAAAATAGATACAACGGTTTTAACTAGCACACCTTATAAAAGCTATTTAGAAGAAGAAAcgcaaaaaaagaaagaaaaagaagaggGTAAGAAATCTAAGGGAAAAGGAGTTGGCAAAGGAAAAAAAACGATTCAaggaaacaaagaaaataaaaaacaaggagataaaaagaagaacagtaaaaaacaaaaaattggaAGACGAGCAAGGACAGCCAGGAACTCTTATGAGTCAGAATCTTCTGTAGAAGAAGAGGACGCAGAGTGCTTGTTCTGCACGGAACCTTATTCAAAAGACGCTATGGGAGAAGGTTGGATCCGCTGTGTGGAATGTTTAAAATGGGGACACGAAGCATGCGCTGGACTCGATAGTGACGACGAAGATGATTTTATATGCGACTTTTGTGTAGATC harbors:
- the LOC132902618 gene encoding tigger transposable element-derived protein 6-like, with translation MPRNYQRKTDRQKWSEEAMSRALEEVKKGMPYKTASKQFSVPVMSLKRRAKGKNKVAVGAVKTLGSKQTVFSPDQEKELIQHITDMESRMYGLTKQDVLSLAYQLATKNNIKHPFSTEKERAGVDWLRGFRKRHPDIALRSPESTSAARARAFNKPVVDKFFSVLKDIQEKHHFHPHRIFNVDETSICTVPTKNTKVFAKAGRKQVARVTSAERGETTTAVICCSAAGTFLPPMFIFRRVRMKIELMDGAPPGSAYACNSSGWMKLEVFDQWFDHFLAHAKPSADDPVLLILDGHLSHTKNLNVVLKARENHVTILCLPPHCTHKLQPLDVGVMYPLSVYHNQELEKWMNNNPGRVVSVFQITKIFAGAYLRAAVPLNAINGFSKCGICPMNQDIFGDVDFVAAETTDMEAAAQNEVPSTSESALNDAVDAQVDQTVAVPDPQQPESGVYDTNTTDTLLINDCRTSSPQILDSNRTPTSSPSLLSQEYTHIQNDPPVSLNSTKPQEIGTVTASKSLLDLPSTSFGVYSPRDLRPLPKIDGKRSKNVRKRKIDTTVLTSTPYKSYLEEETQKKKEKEEEEEDAECLFCTEPYSKDAMGEGWIRCVECLKWGHEACAGLDSDDEDDFICDFCVDRRGNIRKQLDL